The genomic segment taaatataaaatttaattataatgcattttaattatttataaagatTTCTTGCATTTATATATAAGAATTTtgatcttattaaaatttttggttaactaaatttaattaataaaatatttatcatacttataaataataattctgattctgataaaagaaattttttttttaactttaaagacatttattaaataatttatatagtaACACATAAAAATGTTAACATTTAgaagtattttatatttaaaatattactttttctttaaatagaaaagaaaaaagaaaaaagaatttagttttaatataaataaatattttaggcattaaaggaagaaaaataatCTATATAAAGAAATATAGCTACTAAACAGAAGATTCTACagcaaagtttttaaaatttcaataatctGTCAATATatcttattatttatgaaatcctaaattaaatattaaattgaagatCTTGCACAgtttagaatttaattaatttggtaaataacTTTTGaataatgaattaaataaatgcTTATTCTGAAAAGAGGTCTAATGTTTGGATAAAATATACTGGTACTAATATGAAGCACTTGTTCTTGTATTAACTGTCAAAGAACCCGATACCTTACTAGAAAAAAGGCAGTCTGACTTTGAATGTATCGAGCTTTACTCAAACTCAATTTCTCTGAATGTATGGACCTTGAGTAGTTTTGAATCTATGTCTAAAGCTTCTATTTTCTCAAAAACCTCTCCTTTTTAAGTTTGAAGGGTTTTATCCCCATGAAATTTTAACAGTTCTTTGGGGCTATAAATGTACATTTCTCAAAAGTTCTTGTTCTTCATATGCTAGATGAATTAAAGCTGCTGAATTTTGTTACTGGTTGATTCCATTAACTCAAGAGTGCACAGATACTTGTTAGTTGGGAATTTTGTTCCAGCCTAATACCTCTCTCACTCTTGTTTGTCCAGGTATGTGCTTGTATACTTTTCTGTATTGTATCTCCGGTATCATGCTGGCATAGTTACAGATGAGATGCTTTCCATGCCAAAAGCTCCATTCTTGCTGTCGGCCTTTTGGAGGCTCTTGGTGCTGCAACTGGAATGGCAGCTGGAGGTTAGCTCATCATACTCAGATGCCTTTGAATGTTGTCTCCTAACACACTGATATTTCTAGGGCATCTTTGCATGGTGATTTTGAAGTATGTTTGTTCGTGTAAAATGAATTCTCTTTCCATTCAGAAAAATGAGCCTCCAACTGTGGGATCTTTTTGTTACTATTCGTTATTAGGCCTCTTTTCCGTTGGGATCTTTTTACCTCTTGGCAGAGATGGCTCTGTACTAATGTAGGTGTTAGAAGCTATTagagtttcaaaaaattttaattacttgATGCTAATttcttaatattgtataaatgtTTCTGTTTCTTGCTTCTAGTCTGTATACATGAATTTGTTGGAGTAAATGATAGGAGTATTATATTGAACTTTTgtatactattttttttcttttgacattTTCTCCAACTTTGTACAGCAATTCTATCTGGGGCTTCTATTCCAATTTTATCTCAGGTGAGAAACATTTATTGCTACTGCTCAACATTAAATATAACTGCCATGGTGTCTGTATTAggccatttttttcttcttctttctcaagTATAAATTGCTATGGCCAAAACAAGGCAAGATAGTAAATGGAAAGCTTTTCAGAGAAATAGTATTTGAAAACAACCAAATAGATTTACACATGTTAAAAAAACTGAATAATCTGCTGATTGCCTTTTCTATTAGGGTTGAGTTGTAGTGGGTTTTAGGCTCCAAATTTTACTTTGAGGATTTTATAAAGAATGCAACTGGATGAGTTCAACTATCACACAATTCAAAACCTGCTCAAAGTTGTTGGCCAGAAATGCTTTGAATGAATATAACATGTTTTCATTTTATGTTCAACTAAAACAATAGTTGATTTTGGTGTAATAAActaataatttgattatttcatgTTAAAGATTTTTATTTAGTGATTCTTATCTAGCTCATTAGAGCTTGTGACACCAACCATTTTAATGTATAAGCACTGAATTAGTTACTTTGGTCTATGACTTCTACAGACATTTCTTGTGTGGCAAATTCTCCTCTCCATTATCTTTCTTGGAAGGAGATATAGAATAAACCAACTACTTGGATGCTTTCTTGTGGCTGTTGGTGTAATTATATCCGTAGCAAGGTAACTTACAATGGTTGTGATTTCTATTGTATGATACATTACAAATTCTATTGGTGCAACTTCTAGTTGCCTCCTAAGCTACCTGGTAGAGGCCCTAAAACTGAATTAGAGCTGAAATCTCTAGGAAAGAGGATTTGATTGAGTTATTTAAACATGACCAATAATGCTGTTTCTATTGGATTTAATTACAGTTAATCTCATAAAAAGTAGCATGGTCCTGGTCTAGCTTCATGGAGAGAGATTGGTTTTTGAAGACTTGGTCTTCAAAACTCTTGTAAGATGATTAAAATAGAACAATGAAAATGTTTTAGGAGTAGGAGTGAAAATTTCGACATATGATCGTTCTCAGTTGTCTTCTTTTATGGTCACTTTGGAAGTTGCAGGTCTATGTTTTAGCTTGCAGTACAACCATTATAGCTATGAAAAATGACACTGTTTCCAATCGTAAATTGAATCATTCATTACTGATTAGTGACTTTTTCCTGAAGGTTTTAATCAATCAGAGTGAATAGTCTTCTTGTATCATTTTACAAGAAAATTAAACTGATTATGATTAAAACGTCAGAAAAAGAAACATTTAATATGACATTTTCGTAGAGAAGTAAAAAGGAATGAATAATGCGGAAGGAGAAAATCAGAAGCTTTATGTGCATTTATTGAATCATAAGCATCCTTTTAAATACATGAGTATAACAACTCTAATTGAGTTTCCTAAAGAGTAGGAGGTTTTAAAGCATCAgcgaaaaaaaaaaacccagtaGGACATTAAAAAAAAACCAGCAAAAATAGTAAAAGAGGTACCACGTAAGCACAGTTGGTACACCCTCTTGATGTTAGGTGATGTGCAACAACACCTAATTTTTAGAGATGGCAAGTGAAAGAGGGCCtaggaagttgagtttgtttaTCTTCAAAATGATCAACCTTGTGGTTGAGCCATAAATACTTTTTGTCTAGGCATACTTGAAGCAAGTGTTGTTAACATCTGGTTGGTGAATCTTCTAAAATAAGGGGTCCTCTTATAATCATTCGTTTTTCAACCTTGGTGAATTTCTCCTCTCTACCCGTGTTTTTTCCCTAGAAGGATTTCCAAGTAAAATCTATgtgttattatttttcttttcttattgctttgcgatCCTTCTATCGCCATTATCGATGTTTATTATAACATGAACAATAATGGTGAGACAACTTGTAATATGGTTGGTTTAATGAATGAGCTAAAGGTATCATGAAAATCTATGCCAGGGTGTCGGGTAAAGCTTTTGGCAGCTAGTCGAGCCTTTTAATGATTGGTGTTTCCATCAGCTTTCTTCTTAATCCTGCGGAGCCATTTGGAATCAATTATGTCTTGGGGTACTAGTTCCCAAGTTTGGTTCTGAATTGAAGCATCAAAGTTTGATTTCATTGCATCTCTCCACTTTGGGTATTTATTTGCTTGCTTGGAGGTGGTGGTTTGAAGAAACTTGAGTTAGATAGTCAAAAGACATACAAGGtttgaaattttggttttgggaCCTGTCATACGTGTGAGGAAGAGCAAAAGGTTGAGAAGGGCTGGCTGGAGGAGGGAGAGGGTCAAGTGGTGGGGTAATAGGATGAAGGTGTGGGTCCAATGATGATGTTTGGACGTGGGGTGGTTCACACCTAAAGGTAGAAAGAGTATTGGTTGACATAGGTGGGTTGTGATGTGGGCGTGAGTTTGATGTACTAGAGGTGGGGGATTTTTTGGTGAAAAGGTGGAAGTTGTAGTGAATTGAAGAATACTTGATATCTTATCTTGTGTTTGCATTGCGGGAATTGCCAAATGACCTTGCTGATTGTTGAGGTTCTGGATGCACTGGTATAGGGGAGGGAGACTTGAGATGGTTGGCGGAGTAGATGAAAACTTGATAGAAGATTAGTGGCGAATTTCCCACATGATAtttgttaactttttttaaattaggaaaaaaaagaagattttTTTAATGGGAAAATATGCTCAATATTTAACATcttttgaaatatataatttgGATTGGACCAGGTCAGAACTTAGATGAGAGTAGTGGGTTGTAGAGAAGCCTAAATAGACACATTTAGTGGGTTTGGACTTACGTTTATGATTTGTGTAAGGCTTGAGCCAAGGATAACATAGACGACCAAATGTTTGAAGTGAGTGGTAATTGGACATTTCACCAAAATGTTTTTGGAAAGATGATTTTTAAAGTAGTTGTAAGACGATTAACGAGATATACAATACGGTgacatgcaaatgaccaaaagGATGATGGTAGCGATGCTTCATGTAAAAGAGTTTTAGCTATTTCTATGATGTGCTTATGATGTCTTTTTGTTAGAGAAACTTGTTAAGGGGTATATGGGGAGATATCAGATGCTTGGTGCTGTTTGATTGAAGATATGACTCGAAGCTTTTATATTCACCCCTTCCATTGAAAACCTTTTCCATTGGTGGGGTGAATTTCTGAAAGATGGATTTGATTTCACTTTTATTTTGAAGTGTAAACAACCAAATATATTTGGTACATTGGTCTAAAAAGTTCCAATAATATagtttttttatcaataaaaatgaaaaatgaaggtCCTCGTAAGTTACTAAACAATGTTTTTAGGGGAGCATCACTGGACTGAGTTAGTTTATTAGAAAGAAATCGATGAATTTTACTGGAACAGCTTGAATGTAGAAAGTAATTTGTGTTCGCGAACAAAAAGGAGAGAAATCTTcttcaaaataaaattgagagCTTGGAAATGAGGATGTCCTAGATGATGATGCCAAACATAAACAGGTACTTTGGTAGTGGTGCAATTGGCAGTATGTAAGGATGTGGAGTATTTTTTTATTCCGGTTGCACCCTAGTGGAATCTGTGTTCGCAGGTCCTTCACATGAAAATGTAAAAGAAAGAATTCAATAGAAGTTGAGTTATCTTGGCAAAATCTAGAAACAAAACAAGATTTTGCTTTACAGCAGGCACAAAAGATTGTTAAATAGCCTGAAAACATTACTTGATGCATTTAACTTAGTAGAATCTGTGTAAGTAATGGGAATTGTTTTACCATCTCCCATTGATATTTTGTCATGGCTAGTATGCTCCTGAAGGTTGTGAGGTATCATGGTGACTTGACGGTTGGTGCCTGAGCCCAAGTTCCATGTGTTGGCATCCAATTGAAGATCGGaggcaaaattggcttttattgCTAAATGGTTATGGATCCTGAGCGACCTAGCTTGCAATATGACTTCTCTGGTTGCAAAGTTTGCAGTGAATGAGGTGTTGGGACAATAAGACTGCCAGTTTTGTTGGTTGTTGGAGTTGGTGGATCAAGGCATTGAGGAGCGTGGGTTTTGGTTAAGTGTGAGTTGCCGGTTGTTCTGATTGATTGGCTAGAAGaggggtgtttttttttttgtgcggTGACAGCAATAATGAGAGAAGATGGTTTGTGAAGATCTTGATGTCTGAGGAAAAGCTCGTGATTAGTGAGCTTGTGCAATGGAAATCTCAGGATATTCAGGGCCAATATGCTTCTTCAGCTACAGGAGAACCAACAACTTTGAAAGCATCAGCAAATGATTGAATCTTTTGTAGATATTTTGCAGTTGACTTGACTCTGGAGAGGTTAAAACTGGCTTTGACAATCTGCAACGGGTGGGTCTGCTGAAGCCATGATGGCTTGTTAAATCAACTGGTCTTGAAGAAACTTAACATGTTAGTTGGGGTTGTGAGTTTCAATATTGATGAAGCTGGCCTTTTGCTGTCAAGATGACTGAGTAGCACAACAAGCTGAGCTTTCCAGGTAGCGAAGATAATACTACCTTGCAATTTAATGGGTAGTTGGGTTAAATTGAATCACTTGGATGGTGGAAGAGGCAACGGCTGCCATTAAAGTTAACAACAGTGGTCAGGTTAGTGGCAGTCATGTAGTAGGTAGAGGAATTGGTGATGACCGAGAAAAGAGTGAAAAGGAAAACAGGGTCAGACTCACTAGAGTTCTAGCAATACTCTGATACCATGTGGATAAGTAGAAATGAATGAATACTGCAGTAGGAGAAAATCAGAAACTGTCTGCATTTATTGAATCATAAGCATccttttaaaaacatatatataacaaCTCTAATTGAATCTCCTAAACTTTGTAGGAGATTTAAAAAATGGAATCAACAGAAATAGGAAATCAGTaggatatttaaaaaataataacagcAAAAACAGTAAAGGATCAGAGCCACGTAGTACAATGGAAATGTGCATTAATAATTTTCCTGGTAGTGTCACTACTGATTGCCTCTTCCCCCATTCATAAGGCCATCTAAACTAGCTAATTGGTCTTTCTTTTAGCAtctcaattaatttatattagttTAGTGTCATCTTTCATATGAATCTACTAATTTTGAAGGCAAAACTGCATTTTATTTGCAGCATAATTTATATTAAGttcaaatattacaaatataagTTTTATTAGTTTCAGTCATGGTGATTTGAGACACAGTAGCTTCCTTTTTTATAATGTGTAACCTAACAATTTTCTCATAATGGTTGTTCCTCTACCAGACATTGAGAATTTGACTTGTTGCCTGTGTTTACTTCTGCAGTGGATCCAGCAGTGGTCATTCACTGAAGGAAGCTGGCATGTTTTGGAGTTTATTGATGATAGTTTCCTTTTTATTTCAAGCGGCTGATACTGTTCTGAAGGTTGTTGGCTTTCTTACTGAAACCGAAGTATCTAACCATTTCCAAGTTCTACTATAATGCTTTCTTCTAAGAGGTGATATTTTAATCATTTGCAGGAAGTGATCTTTTTGGATGCTGCACAGCGATTAAAAGTACGATGTTTACTGTTGGAATGTTTCCTATCTCTTGTTGGTCAAAATGAACTTATAAAGTCGAGAGGTATATTTCTGTGAGTTTCTGCATTGTATTAAagatcattttcttgtatttgttGCAGGGTGGTTCAATAGATCTATTTGTTGTAAATTCCTATGGATCTGCATTTCAAGTAAGTACTGTGTATCGTATAGTGTTAGGTTCTGTGGCAATTTTTGTTTGCAGTCTGCTCTTTAATGCTCTTTTTTTATTACGGATCTTGGCTGGATTTTGATGTGATTGTAACATGTTTAGTGCAGGCATTGTTCATTTGCCTGCTTCTACCCTTTTTATCAAAACTTTGGGGTATCCCATTTAGCCAGCTTCCAAACTATCTTAAAGATGGTGCAGCTTGCTTCTTGAACATTGGTGGCACTTTATCAAGCAGTAAGCATTAATTGTTTCATTATCTAGTATCTGTTGTATTGGTTGACTGATTCTGTTCTGGGTAGTGTCAGCAATGATTTGCGTTTCAAATGTTAGAAGGAATAATTTCCATGAATCTGCAAAGAAACTGCGTATCTAATACGTCATGCAAGAAATTTAGACATTTTTCGAAAATTTTACTAGATTCTTGCACTAGTAGAGGGCTTGGATTGCGCTTATGAGCTCAAATTTCGAAAGGGGGATATTGTTGCTCATACATAAGAAAAAAGAATTGATGGAAGTTCTATTTGTTGCTTATATAGTTGGCTTGCTATTGAGATTATCCATTCAGTTTTTACATGAAGTCCTATGGTGTGACTGGATTCTGTCTTGAATGGAGCAAGTGATTGATTTAGTTAGTTTGAACTTTCTGTGGCCACAGGATGTGATGGTGCACCACTACTGCCCTTGCTGTTTGTTATTGTGAACATGGGTTTTAACATATCTTTGCTACATCTTCTCAAGATTTCTTCTGCTGTGGTTTCTTCACTTGCATCCACTTTTTCGGGTATgtctttgtttttcttcttttatccTTTTCTTCTTTATCTTCTCAACATAACATGCATGCATGCACGCATACATACTGCCCCAATCGATTTGATAGTGTTAAGTGCTAGAAGATAATTTCATAAAATCTGATTTGCCTAACAGTAAACAAGTCCCAGCATGCTACTCCAAGTAGGAGCTTTTCTTTCCCAGGAAAACATGATTAATAATACGCTGTCGGTTTATATAAATGCAGTGCCTATTTCAGTCTATGTATTCACGTTGCCGCTGCCGTATCTCGGTGTTGCATCGTCGCTTCCAACTGGTTTTGTAGCAGGAGCAATCATCCTTGTTACAGGGTTGCTTATTTATGCTTGGACACCATCTGGTTCAACCGCGGCCCTGCCCTCACCCTCCAACTAGAATGTGATAATCCATAGTTATCACCAATTGGCATTTATTGAAGagcaaaataaaatcaataacaTCATATCATATCAAGTAAAGCCAGAGCAAAGCCTGAACCTCCAAATGTCTGAATTACGGGAAGAGGAGATGTTGCTTTTGTATTTGTAGGCTCCTTTGTTGTAAAATGTTTGGTGTGTGTGCATACTTGTATGCAAGTTgagttgaaaattaaaaaaagaaaaagaaaaagaaatttacaaCAAAATTCTAGAATGCTTATAATGTGATCCCATTAGGATTgtctttgtttgtttgtttatttgtttttctcatttttcttaatGTTAAcgacatttttaaatatttatatatataaaaaaaaagaaaataaatgaacaaGCAATTAAGGGACGTCACTGAATAGGAAAATCTGGTCTCCGTAATTTTGGAGTTTTGACATGTTAGAATTTTGTGCATCTAAGAAAAaccataataatttttaattataccGTTTTCTATTTAACcgttttaatttgaaaatatttaaacaGTTAATTGTCTGTTTTACTATCAAATAACTATAATGCTATTTCAATTTACACGATACCTAAAAATATAAAAGCACCATATGAATATACAATTTATTGAATTTGGTTACGCTTGAAagcaattaaataatatttttaatatctaaaataatatttatatattttaaaatcaaaatcaaaatcaaacaacTAATGCAAATCACAAAACATCCTTCTAGTCTTAATCTAGTTTGAGTTCaactattgttttattgtttGATTTAAGAGTgcatacaaaatatttttatttgcaaATTACTCGAGTTTAAGGCTctatttgtttcactgaaaatagtTTCCGGAAAATGACTTCTGAAAAATAAATATTCTCTAATATTTGGataaatctgtgtaaaatattttctgctatttgatatatttctcaaaaatatttcataatttttttaacgaaacaaatatacatttgagatttatgaTTGGTAGTGGATTGATTACAAGGTGACGTTAaggtgaaattatagtaaataatgaatctttatgatgttaaggattaatttgtaaactttgtgaaatttataattgaaacaagagaagtgatatgcatgaaaatatgttatgtgaaataatatattataataaattattttattaaagtacctatatggtgaaaaataaattacatgacaatagaaattaaattgaaaaatgtacaaaaatttaagtgtgaaacaatttaatatgtgaataaggaaattatgataaaagtttaatgaatgttttatgagat from the Gossypium hirsutum isolate 1008001.06 chromosome D09, Gossypium_hirsutum_v2.1, whole genome shotgun sequence genome contains:
- the LOC107891443 gene encoding LOW QUALITY PROTEIN: protein CLT1, chloroplastic (The sequence of the model RefSeq protein was modified relative to this genomic sequence to represent the inferred CDS: inserted 2 bases in 2 codons), yielding MARRGRRGPGPGPCSYSLGDRTTEVERRERNRTVEVVVAAGVTVVLGVGNRVLYKLALVPLKNXPFFLAQLATFWYVLVYFSVLYLRYHAGIVTDEMLSMPKAPFXAVGLLEALGAATGMAAGAILSGASIPILSQTFLVWQILLSIIFLGRRYRINQLLGCFLVAVGVIISVASGSSSGHSLKEAGMFWSLLMIVSFLFQAADTVLKEVIFLDAAQRLKGGSIDLFVVNSYGSAFQALFICLLLPFLSKLWGIPFSQLPNYLKDGAACFLNIGGTLSSRCDGAPLLPLLFVIVNMGFNISLLHLLKISSAVVSSLASTFSVPISVYVFTLPLPYLGVASSLPTGFVAGAIILVTGLLIYAWTPSGSTAALPSPSN